The Centropristis striata isolate RG_2023a ecotype Rhode Island chromosome 1, C.striata_1.0, whole genome shotgun sequence nucleotide sequence GTTTAGTGTTTCCCCTCAGTTTCCATTTATACCTATGACATCACTGCCCTGCTTCCTGCTGCATGGTGTCAGCATCGTGCTCGCTGTCGTCTGAATAATTCTCATGATCGTCTGAGTAGTGGTAACTTTCATCTGACTCGTGCTCATCATCATTTTCTCCATGATAATCCTGATCCGAGCGGTGACTGCTGGAGTCCCCTCCATCACGGTGGTTTAGAGACGCCTCGTCCCTGCTGCTGTCTCTTTTGTCTGGATCTGTTTCTGTGTCGTCGTCATCCAGGAAAACCTTTCTGTAGTGAACAGGTTTGTATCCCATGTCTGGTTCCTCTTGGTCACTGAGAGACACAAGAACACAGTCAGCTCCAAGCTAAGACGGCTGCACTCTGATTCAATAAACACACGTTCTTTAACAtaacatgttttacagacaACCaactaaacaacaaacaattatATATACTACTAATTCACacgaaaaaagttaaataaagctGTGGGCTTCATGAGATTACTGTCCATAGAGGACAaacattaatgcatttttaaaaataaaattataaagtaatataatcCAACATAAATACTGATCataacaaccagatttcattcAATTTCAGATTTTCAACCCTTTAATTGCCAGTTGGTTTACAtaatgctgctgttgttttctttttttcttttttttaaatgattaattaaaaagcacaaaaaatggATTCTGGGGTTACTTTTGTCACTTTATTATGCAATCAAACAGAAAAGGTTTGAGAGCAAAACTCTCCATGCTGCACTCAAAAACGTTTTATTGCAGGTCAAATAAATGTGTGAATAAAGATGTATTGTTAtggataaaaatgtgtttgcaaatccaaaagttttgCTATAAATCCCCAAAAAATCCAAATCCAAACTACAATTTTGAAGCCAGGGCTCCAGATTGAAGATCTGATATAACAGAATGTGTGATTTGATGCTGTGATGGCCGTGGAGTCAAACTGTGTGGATTTAATGGGTAATTTTTATCCTTTTGAgtgtctttattttgatttCACAGTTTATTATGGACTTATTTAAGGAGCTGAGGTTCtaattccaaaaataaaaaataaaaaaaatctcacaccCATGACAAAATATATGCCATATTTATAAAAtgactggaagaaaaaaaagaaaaaaactttaaaaaaagaaattaaaaaaagctaaaaatgtcCCATTTTGGAGTGGAGATTTATCCATTTACTACATTTCTGTTTATATTATAGTtcacacattttatatataatattttatccATATATTTTAACTTCTGCATTATTTTAATTCTTCGATTCTATTTTCTTAACTTGcacttgtcttttcttttaatggATGTATAATGATGATTGTAAAAGGAGCCTGAAATATAAGAAAGAGcttcttttttgataataactTTTTACATGATATCAAACATTCATTCTCTGCAGCCCCTCCCAGACGTTTTCATCTCTATACTACGTTTGATTCCCTTAGCTTGAAGCATCAGCCTGACTGggtgttgtgtgtctgcagtgATTCACCTCTGTCTGCTGTCACTGGACTGGGACGCTTTGTTTGCAGATCTTGATTTAACCGCCTTGCTGCTGATGAACTCTTCAGTCAGATCACATCCGTGCAGAGCGTCTGTGTAGCGCTTCTCTGCTGCCTGTTTGGCATTTCTCTGTAATCAAAGTTCAGAGACACAGTGTCAACAGTGACATGCTCATCAAGTAAAAAAGAACTCAGATTTTTGGATTTCATCAGTCTGTGATAAATGTATGCATACCAGCACTTAagataataaaatgattttgtggTCCAATAACAGTTTCttgaattgttattattatttaatttaaatgtttgacaggTTTGTTTCTAAATTTGGTACGGAATTGATTCAGGTGTACACTTTGtctgtgtctttaaatgtgtttgtggtCAGACAGAAATGTAGTTTGGAtgttatatacaggtgcatctcaataaattagaatatcatagaaaaggtTATTTAtgccagtaattcaattaaaaaagtggaaataacacattatatagatccattacacacacaatgatacattccatgtcttcatttatttaatttcttttaattataacgattatggcttacatttaatgaggacctaaaattcagtgtctcaaagtATTTGAATAttccaaaagaccaatttttgaaatgtatgttaaatatgaaaatgttggcctctgaaaggtatatcatctatatgactcaatacttggttggggctatttgacttgaactactggaaatgaacttttccatgatattgtaatgtattgagatgcacctgtatatgtgtGACAGCAGGATTGACCACATGGACACCTGTGCTGTGTGATTTAAAGCTCAGGCTGACGTTTACCTGTGCAACCTGCTCCAGCAGCAGCGGCCTCCCCTTCACTCTCTGCTTCATCTCTTTAATCTCCTGCTGGTACTCCTTCTTGCGCTGAAGCTCTTGTTTCCTGCAGAAAAAACAGACAATTGTGCATCGCCCCATTTTATTCAACAACAGCTCATTCTGTAGtcgtgttgggtttttttgtaccGGAATTCTTTGAGCTTGGTCTGGTGTGTCTGGGACAGAGCCAGGTGGGGGTCGTTGGCCTGGGCGCGCTTCATCACCACCCTCTGCAGCTTCTTCTCCCGCTGCTTCTGCCTCTCCTTCCAGCGCTCCTCCTCATGCTCGGCCTTCTTCCTCTGCTCCAGCGCCTTTCTGCTCGGGGAGACAGTCTGGTCACAGATGCAGGAGGGGTCGGAGGGGACGGGTGAGGATGTGGGTGCAACAGTCTGCTACAGGGTGTCAAAACTGTTTTGGAGTGGGTGTGAGGTTGCGAGCACACTGCAGGGATGTTGGGAAAAGGAGTTTCACAAGTATTCAGGCTGCAGGGATGTCAAACAGGACATTTGAGTTCTGGGGTTGTCTTTATCTCAACTACAATGGTGGAAGCCTCTGGAGTCCTAAAATGGTACCTCACGGCCTCATGGCGCTTTTTGGTGGCATCTGTGACTTTTGTGGGCAGGATCTCCAGGCTGCCAGAGAGGGACGAACACAGACTTGAGTTTGGCGTGCGAGACGACCCGGGGCTGACGTACGGCCAGCGCATCATCTTCGGGCTGCTCTGCTCCTTCTCGATGTCGGCCAGGATGCGGTCACGGTGCGAGGCAATGTGCGACGTCCTAAGGTCAAAGGGTTCGCAGGCAGTCGTGGGCTTAACCTCTTTTTGTTTCTCCAGGTGTTTCTGGAAGCGTCGGTAGCTGGCGTCGAAGTCGGGCACCTCTTTGTTGATGTGCGGCCTGTGGGAGAAGCTGTCGTCCCCTGAGCTGTTACCGTCTTTGGTCTTCTTGCGGTCGCTGAGTCGCCGTGCGAGCATGCTAGGAGGCATGGAAGCACTGGTGAGCATCTCCTGAGCTCTCATCTGGATCTTGATGGCCCGGTACAGCTGCTCCTCCTTCATCTGCTCCCCTGACGCTGCTGCGTACACCGCCTTGGGCACCGGCTTGGCTTTGAACGGTTTTACCTTCTCCTGGTCGGACTGCTGCGGGTGatgcagctgtttctgctccttCTTTATCCGCTCCCTCTCCAGAAAGCTGAAGGGTTTCTGGCTGGTTCGGAGATGCTGATCTTCTCGCTCTCTCGTTCGCCGCCGCTCCTTGTGgcgctcctgcagctcctcataGAGCGGGAGGTGAACATGAGCCGGTACGGGGCTGGCGCGGAACTTCCTCTGGCACTCTGTCAGCTCTTCTAGCTGCCGTCGCAGctctgtgttctcctgctcaaTCTCTGAACGCGTCTTTATGCCGCGCTTCCGCCTCTCAGCCTCGCGCAGCATCATCTGAAAAGGTTGCGGGACGGTCAGTCTGTGTTTCCAGTCCTCCTGCTCTTCATCTTTATGCACCAGCCTCTTCTTTCCTTTTCCCTTTCGTGGCTTCTTGTGGTCGGCTGGCAGGCTCTGCAGCGACGAGGACAACATGCGGCGATGGTGAGCGGGCAGCTTGAAGTCCTGCCACATGTTCTTGATGTGTTCTTTAGGAGAAAACAGCAGGCCTTTCTCCACGTCATTACTGACAGCTTCCTCCTCGTCTGAAGAGTCAGACTGTCGGGAGCTTCTCCTGAGCTCCACAGCAGAGTGAGACTTCCTCAGACGGCGTGAAGCTGCCGGGCTGCTGTTAGACCACGGTAGcctaacagaaaaaaataaataaattacttttgatATAACAAAGCATATTATGGTCAGAAACTCACTAAATCACAATGAAGTAAACAATTTATTCTGAACAAAACAAATGGGGAAACAAGGTGTCATCTTTGATAAATTCACATTAAATGAGCTGGAACGATTTTAAATTCATCATACAAGCTTATTCAAAATCATCTCACAGGGAGTTAAACTGCACTCAGGATTGCAACTTTCAATCTGTAAATAATTTTCtcaattatttatattgtttttttaataatatgttGGAATGGCAAAAAATTGCactcaaatgtttttatttaatgatataaaagcagaaaatcttCACACTGAGGGAGCTGAACCTGgcaaatgtttattattttctattgaaaaattacccaaacaattattgaattatttctAATAGTTGCAgaataatatcaatataatataaagcaCACACTTTAATTACTTAAAGTGATAGAACAGTTTTATAAACTATTGTTTTCACTTACTGATAGTAAGAATGTATGTTTTGCCATGGATAtagtctcttttttaaaagtttttagaTATCCAGAGATTTAATTTGTTCCACACTTAAGAATAATTCAACAATTCAACAATTTTATGTAGCCTACTACATtgcacctacagtcatggaaaaaaatattagaccacccttgttttcttcaatatcttgttcatttccatggttttcttgataatggttttggttattattgcAGAAAGAGGGAACAATGCACTATAACacattagaaataaataaaaaatataggaaAAAAGAAGTTGGACTATGAATGATAATtgcatgtacagtcatggaaaaaattattagaccacctttgttttcttcattttcttgttcattttaatgcctggtacaacaaaaatagctgaaaagagtttaattaaagagctgatatctagccattttccatggttttcttgataatgattttggttattatcaagaaaaccatggaacatgtctagatatcagctcttaaattaaactcttatcagctatttttgttgttatcattatatttgtccaaacaaatgtacctttagttgtaccaggcattaaaatgaacaagaaattagagaaaacatgggtggtctaattatttttctCCATGATTGTATAGTCACCACTGTTGTACTGTTGcactaataaaaaacaataaaatattaatatagcaCCCTCTACAGGCCAAAGGGAGTAAGAAGTCACGTTTGCATCACTGCTCTTCTTTCTATTTAATGCAGTTGAAAAAGATGCGTgttaaagacataaaacaacagagagacaaacaTCCAGACATGAGAAACCCAACACAATTAACCACAACTCCCTCTTAACATAATTTGGACCAAAAGTTGCTCACCTGTGCCTGCCTGCCTCCAGCATCGTCGTGTCCAGAGGCTCCATGGCCTTGAGCTGCAGCTGCCGCCGGTACATGTCCTCCAGCTCAGCCATGGTGCGGAGGTGCGCCTTCTTCAGCTCCTCCAACTTGCTGTAGTACTCCTCGTTGGAAAAGAAGATTTCACTCAGGTTCA carries:
- the fam161a gene encoding protein FAM161A; its protein translation is MANAHRTNVLVTSCLKTPVDPHTKAPLASYERERVLPCTATSLMDNRDYDKELQYEDSGSDFCDEDYLGHGAPLMVTDYRATGDHLNLSEIFFSNEEYYSKLEELKKAHLRTMAELEDMYRRQLQLKAMEPLDTTMLEAGRHRLPWSNSSPAASRRLRKSHSAVELRRSSRQSDSSDEEEAVSNDVEKGLLFSPKEHIKNMWQDFKLPAHHRRMLSSSLQSLPADHKKPRKGKGKKRLVHKDEEQEDWKHRLTVPQPFQMMLREAERRKRGIKTRSEIEQENTELRRQLEELTECQRKFRASPVPAHVHLPLYEELQERHKERRRTREREDQHLRTSQKPFSFLERERIKKEQKQLHHPQQSDQEKVKPFKAKPVPKAVYAAASGEQMKEEQLYRAIKIQMRAQEMLTSASMPPSMLARRLSDRKKTKDGNSSGDDSFSHRPHINKEVPDFDASYRRFQKHLEKQKEVKPTTACEPFDLRTSHIASHRDRILADIEKEQSSPKMMRWPYVSPGSSRTPNSSLCSSLSGSLEILPTKVTDATKKRHEAVRKALEQRKKAEHEEERWKERQKQREKKLQRVVMKRAQANDPHLALSQTHQTKLKEFRKQELQRKKEYQQEIKEMKQRVKGRPLLLEQVAQRNAKQAAEKRYTDALHGCDLTEEFISSKAVKSRSANKASQSSDSRQSDQEEPDMGYKPVHYRKVFLDDDDTETDPDKRDSSRDEASLNHRDGGDSSSHRSDQDYHGENDDEHESDESYHYSDDHENYSDDSEHDADTMQQEAGQ